In a genomic window of [Empedobacter] haloabium:
- a CDS encoding prolyl oligopeptidase family serine peptidase, giving the protein MRSTTSPRHRLAAALDSTASAGGAAAHDTDPYLWLEDVDGAAQLAWVGERNTAALDELQADPGYPALRERLQTILDSKERIPYVRKHGQFFYNFWRDAEHVRGLWRRTTLEQYRTGTPQWETVLDLDTLAQQENENWVWQGVSSLYPDGNKCLISLSRGGGDAAVVREFDVAARAFVTDGFHLPEAKSAVAWIDADTVFVSTDFGPGSMTSSGYPRIVKEWRRGTPLAAARTLFEAGPDDLGVGAYKDFTPGHSHQFISRQIDFYSSELFLRDGAALTRIDKPADANAYTVRDQLIVELRSAWTVAGTTYPQGALLAAALSDFLAGGRRFEVLFQPTATSSLDGVAATRSTLLLNELDNVRNRLVELRHVDGAWQRRVVDTPAFGTLEVAPLDDIDSDQYFLTVNDFLHPTTLYLAEAGSDERVALRSLPGFFDAASLVVEQHHATSADGTAVPYFVVRDRATRLDGRNPTVLYGYGGFEVALKPFYSGVTGAAWLSQGGIYVLANIRGGGEFGPRWHQAALKEQRQRAFDDFIAVAEDVIARKLTSPPHLGIMGGSNGGLLVGAAMTQRPELFGAVVCQVPLLDMRRYSKLLAGASWMGEYGDPDDPAQWDFLRRYSPYHNVQAGRRYPRVLFTTSTRDDRVHPGHARKMVARMQEQGHDVLYWENTEGGHAGAANNDQQARMWALTYTFLRRQLA; this is encoded by the coding sequence ATGCGTTCCACCACGTCCCCGCGGCACCGGCTTGCCGCCGCCCTCGATTCGACCGCCTCCGCCGGGGGCGCTGCCGCCCACGACACCGATCCTTATTTGTGGCTGGAGGACGTCGACGGCGCCGCCCAGCTGGCCTGGGTTGGCGAACGCAACACGGCGGCACTCGACGAGCTGCAGGCCGATCCGGGCTACCCGGCCCTGCGCGAGCGCCTGCAGACCATCCTGGACAGCAAGGAACGCATCCCGTACGTGCGCAAGCACGGCCAGTTCTTCTACAACTTCTGGCGCGACGCCGAGCACGTGCGCGGCCTGTGGCGGCGTACCACCTTGGAGCAGTACCGGACCGGCACGCCGCAATGGGAAACGGTGCTCGACCTGGATACGCTGGCGCAACAGGAAAACGAGAACTGGGTCTGGCAAGGCGTCTCTTCGCTTTACCCCGACGGCAACAAGTGCCTGATTTCGCTGTCGCGCGGAGGCGGCGACGCAGCGGTCGTGCGCGAGTTCGACGTTGCCGCGCGCGCTTTCGTCACGGACGGCTTCCACCTGCCGGAAGCGAAAAGTGCGGTGGCGTGGATCGATGCCGACACCGTCTTCGTCTCGACCGATTTCGGCCCCGGTTCGATGACGTCCTCCGGCTATCCCCGCATCGTCAAGGAATGGCGCCGCGGCACGCCGCTGGCGGCCGCGCGCACCCTGTTCGAGGCCGGCCCGGACGACCTCGGCGTGGGCGCCTACAAGGACTTCACGCCCGGCCACAGCCACCAGTTCATCTCGCGCCAGATCGACTTCTACAGCAGCGAGCTGTTCCTGCGCGACGGCGCCGCGCTGACCAGGATCGACAAGCCGGCCGACGCCAACGCCTACACGGTGCGCGACCAGCTGATCGTCGAGCTGCGCTCGGCCTGGACCGTGGCCGGCACGACCTACCCACAGGGCGCGCTGTTGGCCGCCGCACTGTCCGATTTCCTCGCTGGCGGACGCCGCTTCGAGGTGCTGTTCCAGCCCACCGCCACGTCCTCGCTGGACGGTGTCGCGGCAACCCGCTCCACCCTGCTGCTGAACGAGCTGGACAATGTGCGCAACCGGCTGGTCGAACTGCGCCACGTGGACGGTGCCTGGCAGCGCCGCGTGGTGGACACGCCGGCCTTCGGCACCCTGGAAGTCGCCCCGCTGGACGATATCGATTCCGACCAGTACTTCCTGACCGTCAACGACTTCCTCCATCCGACCACTCTCTACCTGGCCGAAGCCGGCAGTGACGAGCGCGTCGCCCTGCGTTCCCTGCCGGGCTTCTTCGACGCCGCCAGCCTGGTGGTCGAGCAGCACCACGCGACCTCGGCGGATGGCACCGCCGTGCCCTACTTTGTCGTGCGCGACCGCGCCACCCGGCTGGACGGCCGCAATCCGACGGTGCTGTACGGCTACGGCGGCTTCGAGGTGGCGCTGAAGCCCTTCTACAGCGGCGTCACGGGCGCGGCCTGGCTGAGCCAGGGCGGCATCTACGTGCTGGCCAATATCCGCGGCGGCGGCGAGTTCGGGCCGCGCTGGCACCAGGCCGCGCTGAAGGAGCAACGCCAGCGCGCCTTTGACGACTTTATCGCCGTGGCCGAGGACGTCATCGCGCGCAAGCTGACCAGCCCGCCCCACCTGGGCATCATGGGCGGCAGCAACGGCGGCCTGCTGGTCGGCGCGGCCATGACACAGCGGCCCGAGCTGTTCGGTGCCGTCGTCTGCCAGGTGCCGCTGCTGGACATGCGCCGCTACAGCAAGTTGCTGGCGGGCGCCTCGTGGATGGGCGAGTACGGCGATCCGGACGATCCGGCCCAATGGGACTTCCTCCGCCGCTACTCGCCCTACCACAACGTGCAGGCCGGCCGGCGCTACCCGCGCGTATTGTTCACCACGTCGACGCGGGACGACCGCGTCCACCCCGGCCATGCCCGCAAGATGGTGGCGCGCATGCAGGAACAGGGGCATGACGTGCTGTACTGGGAAAACACGGAGGGCGGCCATGCCGGTGCGGCCAACAACGACCAGCAGGCGCGCATGTGGGCGTTGACATACACGTTCTTGCGTCGGCAGCTGGCTTAA